The Leptodactylus fuscus isolate aLepFus1 chromosome 5, aLepFus1.hap2, whole genome shotgun sequence genome segment ctgtcagaattgcaggggtgccaatacttttggccaacactgtagaactgcctttgcccaaacctatgaaaggtcctcttaacatcggatcccggagaggtgagtaacagtgtttattatgttctctcatcttcCCTggggattattatactcgggggactgaaaagaccccggagtataataatagagcttgaagggtccgctgtggcccctgaaacctctattatgccccacagtctattgtgccactatatttaggggttgggtgcgtggagaagtgaggagtcaaagatgtctgtgtttcaaactttacagagtcacagctgaaagaaatggtcatggcggtccaaagggaagagacgggaaatgtggggagacgtctcctgtgagtattactgcattgtatttattgtaatgtcagaatgtaatggcagaaaatattaatcgcatttgaaaaacgcatttttagggctaattttttcaaaaaatcctggggggacaCCCCCACACCCACCATTCCCCTAGGGGGGTATTCCATAACCTGCAGACCCCCCAgcaagtagggccccgccaaagtcaattgcccagggccccgtaaagcctggatctgccactgtgaaaaacacagcatgataaatgtgttgtggaAACTCCACAGAAACAccgcggaaaagcatcaaaatccgcagacaatcttttgtccggggcccctacctcacccctacagtgaattcttgataatgTTGGtgacaggtgctaaggagtttaatccaccttagtgtagtttgggtaatctgtgggtctccttggtttatggggcaGATGGAAACTGCGATCTGATGCTAGTGCTCAAGGGCCTCAtaaaaggctcctgggccccgatgcgactgcccctgctgcatcccctcaagttacgcccctaccATGGACCCCCTACAGATCACAAGTACTGAGGCAGTGCCGTAGAGCTTCTAAACACCTCTGGGGCAGCCTATGGCATTACATATATAAAGTAGAACCTGTTTGACCCTTCTTTCTCCTGTTGGGGGAGAGTCTTGACTCCGCCATGCACATCATCAGTCGCTCAGTTCTGCCAAATTTGGCCGGCTTGGCCAACAGTAATCTGATGTGTGTGGGCACTTTAAGAAATGACTATCCTGAACAGAGGGACCCCCATATAATTCAGAATTCCTCAATAGGGTTTTGATTAATGGGTTATATAATACGGAGACTgacttaggctaaattcacatctgtaCATGGCTGTCTGTCGTGCGGGTCCGCGGGGGGAACCGAATGACCGAGGGCCAGGCTGCTAAAAAACTGGTCACCCACAGACACCACAGACTATAGTCAGGTCCATGGTTTTTATAATGTAGCTTGTAAGTTGTTTGTGCTAAACTTTTCTCTCCTCCAATTTCTGGCGGTTTTctgcggcgcagatgtgaacgtagccttaggctACAGCAGAATGGATTCCAATAGATGTttaaatggatccattttttatCCCATCATTGTGTCGCCCTTCGACCCCTGCACTAATGTAAGTGCTGAGACTATCCGGGTGCTGCAAATGCGACTTCTAGCCACAAAAAGATGGAGAAGTGCTTGGATTTTTTGCAATTGGACGTCACAGTCACAGATGGGACTCTATTCACTTGCATTAGTCAGAGCAGCTAACGTTGCCGGGTGGACCTAGCCTAGCAAACTTTTATTTCCCATGACACTAGTTGTGTATAATATGGACACACGACAATGTTATAACGTCTACGAAATCCTCTAGTGCTGTCGCCACCATGTCTGCCCCCTTGGCCCTACTTATAGCCAGGTCATTGCATCCCTGACAAGGGAGGCTGCAAGTGTATAGACACAATAAGGGTGCAGACATTTTGGAGTGGTGGCACATGACACAGATCACAGATCCTTGCAGTGGATCAGTCTCCGCCCCTGTGCACACTATGCTGCTGCTTCTGAGGGAGGAGGGAGTCAGCTGAGCTGCCAGAGGGGAGGAAGCATCATATGATGCAGAGGAAGGAGCTGCACTGAATGAGCCCTGACATTGTACTCCATGTACCGGAGACCTGTGTAAGGTAGGACTCTCCTATCCCTCCCTGCAAACCTTTACTTTATCTAGTGCATCAATATCATTGCACCTGGCAGGGTCCTACAGATGGGTATATAGGCGGGAAGGAGATTTGGGTGGCCATATGCACCTATATACTGCCTTACACACAGTGCTACTGCTTACATCCTCTATTCATACCCTAAGCAAAATGGTGCCCACATGAACGCTGTAGGTGCATATATATAGGGGCTCATAtggacactgtatatatagatccaCCTGTGTAGTGTGTACGGATCAGGCACTATGGCGGACTAACTGATCTTATGGCCTTTCATTATGTAGTAACACAAAGGGATTGTTGTAGGCCGAGATGTAGGAAGAGTAAGGAGACTTGTAGGGTATTGTTAAAAATATCCGTACAAGAAGGGGGTCGTAGATGACATGGCCTCTGTATGAagaatatatatacaaatatagtcCCACAATGATGTGCGTAGTGCATGATGTGGCGCCACTTATTATAACACATACAGGCTATATAAGTGCCAGACTAGGCCAGTGCATTATAATCCATACTTCCTGGCGTGTTACACATTCACTGATATCCGACATGTGACCGAAACCACATCCCCACATATAACTGAAGTGCAGCGTGTGTACATAGGCGCCACTTCAGGATGTTTACATAGGTCCGCAAAAAGACGTAAAGTAAATGACAGACTTCACGGGGTGGTGAACAGACTGATATACAGAATAATTCCCTTAATCTAGAATAATATGGTAATCTGTCAATCCTGAATATTTAGTAATTCGGCACCTTTCAGGCCCTGGCGATGCACTTTGTACAGTATTCACACTggcgtatactgtatacaccatatatatgatGTACAATCTATTCACACTGGAGTGTACTGTATACGCCACATATATGATATACTGTGACCGCAAGGCTATCCGCATATGACCGTAGTAGTCCGCAAAGTATATGTCTGCAGTGAATCAGTATGACATCCGCAATAAGACTTGTATGATCCGATATCTGTGAGCCTGTGCCACAAAGAATAGGAGCTGCTCCATAATCCGCCTATAGCTTCTATGGCCTGGAAACTGATCCGTAAAAGCTGCGGACGTGTGTATAGGGcattagaaatgaatgggtccgtatACTATCTGCAGTGTCAGACAATAtacggaaataataataataataatacattttatttatatagcgccaacatattccgcagcactgtacaatttatagggttcagatacagacatacataacaaagaacgtcatttcacacaatgggactgagggccctgctcaaaagagcttacaatctatgaggtagatggggtgacacaagaggtagcaggggcggcattgcttatacagtgttgagacaattttgtgcattaggaattgtgataggcttgtctgaaaagatgcgtctttagtttgcgtttgaaactgtagaagttgggagttaatcttattgtccagggtagagcattccagaggagtggtgcagctcgggagaagtcttgtatacgagcgtgggaggttctgataatagaggatgtaagtgttagatcattgagtgagcggagaacacgggttgggctgtagacagagatgagggaagaaatgtagggaggtgcggcattatggagagccttgtggatgagagtaataactttatattttattctataatgaataggcagccaatgtagtgactggcacagaccggaggcatcgctgtagcgtctagcctgatagatgagcctggccgctgcattcagaatagattgtagaggggagagtttagtgaggggaagaccgattagtaaggagttacagtagtcaaggcgagaatgaatcagagagacaataagtgtctttagtgtatctctggtaaggaaagggcgtattctggagatgtttttgaggtggaggtgacatgaacgtgcgagtgattcaatatgaggggtgaaggaaaggtctgcgtcaaatatgaaaAACTCCGGTCCTATGCACGGAGCCTAAGGGTATTTTCAATGGCTGAATTGGTTTCCGTCCCAAAATCACCTCAGCAATCTCCCTCcttttcatttcaataggaggcaggtGCTGAATTTTTCTCCTATACCTGATTTTTTCCAACTAGCGGATAAATAAGTGTCATACtcgatcttcaggcggattccacctttaacgtaaatgggaggcggaaaaatacCGACTGGCCAGGGCGCAATTTGGTCAAgcggaaaaattcagcttcagattCCTAAGGCTCAATGCACACGGAGTATTTGGgcatggattctgacgcagaatccgcgctgaaaaaaaggcctcccattgaatcTGCGCGGATTCCGCATCACAATCCGTGCCCTAATACtccgtgtgcattgaccctttaagctgaatttttcagctagtATAAATTCAGCCATGTGGTCATTCCCTTAAAGTGACCCTGCACAATGTATAGTTAAAAATTCTGGACAGGGTGTTCCAGCGAATGGGCACTCTGGTCAGTACCCGTGCACCATAACAGGTTTGTGAAGACAGGGCGCCCAGTATCCTAGATCTTCTTGCTCGTGGACAGGCGATGTCATTGTGGCACAAttttaagggcatgttcacagtCGGAAGATTTTCTTGCAAAAATTTCAGCAGCTAAGAATTGATTCCATCCAAATAAATGGGGCTTACACAAAACCATGTGCTGCTCTGCAATACAGACCTTATCAGAAGGATGAGGGCCCTgtctgacaaccaatatggcggcCCTTACAACGTTGGTCACACGTGTTTGATACGTAAATCTGCTGCATATGCAGGAAAGATCTCCAGACGAATATGTTACGTGTAGATGAATTGTACATGTCTGTCACTCACCGTGCAGTATACATTATCTTTCGTGATACTCTTATATTGAAGACCGAAGTCAACTAGGCTTTGCGCTATGTATAGTCGTCCATTATATAAGTCAGTGGTCGTACTATTTCCTGGTGTATTTACACGGTGTGAGCACAGCCTTACATAAGTTATCACCTGGCTTTCCTAGAGCCGTAAATTGGATATCTATATACTAGTGTAGTCATGTATTCCATATCCACAAGTTGCTGGGACAATAACGGCAGCCATATTGTGGTCTCTTGTCGAGACTGCCAACTATAATGAGTTGCAAGCACAGACAAGCTGAGGCAAAAAAAGGGCCCATGTCACCCACCCGGTCGAGGCCTTGTTTTCTGTCATCTTCACCTCTATttgtttgtccattttcacatggGGCACAAGGGTCTGCCTCAAAAACAGcctcaaattcctccatgtgaatagcccctaaCGTAAGAAACCCGCGTAATCTGTAAACCATACTAAAGTCCATTGTATTTCCTTTCCAGGACCCCGAAATTCTCATCAGTATTGCAATCGTCCATAGCCAGCCATGATCCACAGTTTGTTCCTCATTAACCCTTCGGGGGACATCTTTTTAGAAAAACACTGGAAAAGCGTTGTATCCCGTTCCGTCTGTGACTACTTTTTTGAAGCTCAGGAAAGGGCGTCTGAGGCAGAAAATGTGCCCCCGATCATCCCTACACCTCACCATTATTTACTCAGTGTTTACCGGCACGCCATCTTTTTTGTGGCGGTCATCCAGACTGAGGTGCCGCCGCTTTTTGTGATTGAGTTCCTTCACCGTGTAGTGGACACATTTCAGGTATCTATCTAGACTTCTCTCTATCCCATTCGCTTGCTACATAGACGTTTACGTTCCGCTTGACTTGGATTACACAATGTCTTTCTATGCGGTCCTTGAGAAAGTGTTGACATGTTCTGCGGCACGGTAAACGTCAGACTTGGTGCCAATTTGGGTTACGGTATTCGTTCCCCAGGGTCAAAACAAGGGCCATGAAGGCCACAGGGCTACTTATTGTGTGGGGGACCTGTCCTTTTTTTATGGTAGTGGAATGGGTACTGGCTTGTGGTGAAGTATGAtaaatataccgctataatacattacatatggACCTGTGTAGCTTAGAGAATACTTTACAATATTTTATTCCTCCTATATCATATTCCTTCCATCCTCTAGGATTACTTTGGGTCATGCTCAGAAGCCGTCATCAAAGAGAATGTCGTGGTGGTCTACGAGGTTCTCGAGGAGATGTTGGACAATGGTTTCCCACTTGCCACCGAATCCAACATCCTGAAGGAGCTAATCAAACCTCCAACCATCCTACGAAGTGTGGTGAACACCATTACAGGTAACACACTCAGAGCTTATGTTTGAGAGATTGCACAAaagtggacaattcctttaacatGAAGCCATTGAGGAAGACTCGAAATGAATTATGGATTGCTATGGATTCTCCCTTTGTTTCCAGGCAGCTCCAATGTGGGTGACCAGCTCCCCACAGGACAACTCTCAGTAGTGCCATGGAGGAGGACTGGGGTGAAGTATACCAACAATGAGGCCTACTTTGATGTAATAGAAGAGATCGACGCCATCATTGATAAATCAGGTAACTATATTGGTGGAGTCTATAGTGCTGCTCCCGTTTACATTGTTTGGGTTCCCTGCTGGTTTCCGCTTCCTGATCCTTCACAACACACAGGAATAGACCGCTCAGTCGGTGATCGGATACCATATTCTGAATATTAGTGGTGGTGCACGGTCCCTGTCTTCACTAATGTGATCTACTAGATATCTATGACATGTCGGAAGATTATAGGGATTAGGTTTCCCCTCTTGGTAGAAGTGTGGACTCTCTGGGCCAGGTATACAGATCTTGGGGCTTGTATTTGACCTTTTTTGATTCTACTTTTCCCATCTTCTGCAGGCTGTACAGTGACGGCTGAGATTCAGGGTGTGATCGACGCCTGTGTCAAGCTTAGCGGGATGCCTGATTTAACATTGTCTTTTATGGTAAGTTGGTTTGGAAGTGACACCAATTTAGAGCCGACCATTAATATTGGATATAGATAGTTGGATATAGTCTGGGTTAACATTATGGAATATGGTTTTGTGGAGCAGAGTCCAAAACAACTCCCGTGTTTGTCGGTATAATAACAGATTATGGGTCCATTTAAGGGTACAGTGATATGCATTACTACTATTACATCATGTCTATACCCTGATTTTGCAGAATCCTCGCCTCCTGGATGACGTGAGCTTCCACCCTTGTGTTCGTTTTAAGCGTTGGGAATCAGAACGGATCTTATCCTTCATTCCTCCCGATGGCAACTTTCGATTGCTCTCCTACCATGTCAGCGCACAGAAGTAAGAATGGAGATGGGAAATAAAATTGTCCATCTACTCTATTACTAAGAGGTGTTATTATGGCTTTTACTGAAGGCTACCATATTTTGCATGGTCTACTCATTTGCTTGGTCTTGTGTTGTAGCCTGGTGGCCATTCCAGTCTACGTCAAGCATGGGATCAGTTTTCGGGAAGGAAGCAGCTCTGGACGTTTCGAGGTGACCCTGGGACCCAAGCAGAGTATGGGCAAGACGGTGGAGGGCGTGACTGTAACTGGACAGATGCCAAAAGGTGTGCTGAACATGACATTGACCCCATCCCAAGGAACATATGTCTTTGATCCCGTGACCAAGGTATTTTCTCTGCCAATACCCTAATATttgtatgggattttttttctacatgctGATCCCATTATTACATCTATTCTTTTAGTTATTATCATGGGAGGTTGGAAAGATTAATCCTCAGAAGTTACCAAGTCTGAAAGGAACCATGGTCCTCCAAGCTGGTTGCTCGAAACCTGATGAGAACCCAACACTAAACCTAAACTTTAAGATCCAGCAGCTAGCTATCTCAGGTACAGTCCAGATGActcttaaaaaaatttttttatagcgACTTTATACAAAGATTTCTATTAAAGAAAGTGATGTCTACTTTTTCCAAAACCTGTGTAGCTTTCACACCAAGGTGATTATGTGGTAGTTCTTGAAGAAGACttacttttaaaggggttacccatgATCAATATTTAAGAATGGGGATACTAAGCCAGTGGGGAAGAGTTGCAATAGAGTGGTGGTCGGTCACCTATGTGTCCTGCCTCTCcatgtctatgggactgatggaaagACCTGAATACTGGACTTGGCCACCTCCGACGGTCCCATATAATGTAGAACAGGCACACGCTCAACCACCACTCCATTGAAACCTGTTTAATGTCAGTATTTTTTAACAGACCGCTATGTAACGCTGACAACTTTTTCGTTTCATCTTTTCTGTATACTGCCCCCGCAGGATTGAAGGTGAACAGGTTGGATATGTATGGTGAGAAATACAAACCCTTCAAAGGAATCAAATACATGACCAAGGCAGGCAAGTTCCAAGTCCGAACATAAAGGAAGATGTGACTTTGAGGACGCCGAACTTCTCTCAACACCTGTGAATTGTTTCGATACGCCTGATGCTCCGACAACATTGTACGC includes the following:
- the AP3M2 gene encoding AP-3 complex subunit mu-2 → MIHSLFLINPSGDIFLEKHWKSVVSRSVCDYFFEAQERASEAENVPPIIPTPHHYLLSVYRHAIFFVAVIQTEVPPLFVIEFLHRVVDTFQDYFGSCSEAVIKENVVVVYEVLEEMLDNGFPLATESNILKELIKPPTILRSVVNTITGSSNVGDQLPTGQLSVVPWRRTGVKYTNNEAYFDVIEEIDAIIDKSGCTVTAEIQGVIDACVKLSGMPDLTLSFMNPRLLDDVSFHPCVRFKRWESERILSFIPPDGNFRLLSYHVSAQNLVAIPVYVKHGISFREGSSSGRFEVTLGPKQSMGKTVEGVTVTGQMPKGVLNMTLTPSQGTYVFDPVTKLLSWEVGKINPQKLPSLKGTMVLQAGCSKPDENPTLNLNFKIQQLAISGLKVNRLDMYGEKYKPFKGIKYMTKAGKFQVRT